The following are encoded in a window of Impatiens glandulifera chromosome 5, dImpGla2.1, whole genome shotgun sequence genomic DNA:
- the LOC124939752 gene encoding ER lumen protein-retaining receptor-like has protein sequence MNIFRLAGDMTHLASVLVLLLKIHTIKSCAGISLKTQELYTIVFATRYLDLFTDYISLYNSLMKIVFLASSFLIVWYIRHHKTVRRSYDKDQDTFRHYFLLLPCFFLALLIHERFTFKAVMWTFSLYLEAIAILPQLVLLQRTRNIDNLTGQYVLLLGAYRGLYILNWIYRYFTEPHFVHWITWISGLVQTLLYADFFYYYFQSWKNNSKLELPA, from the exons atgaatatatttcgATTAGCCGGTGATATGACTCATCTTGCCAGTGTTCTCGTCTTACTTCTCAAGATCCATACCATCAAATCATGTGCTG GCATTTCCCTAAAGACACAAGAGCTTTACACCATTGTCTTTGCTACTCGTTACTTGGACTTGTTTACTGATTATATATCTCTTTATAACTCTTTGATGAAGATAGTATTCTTGGCAAGTTCTTTCTTGATTGTTTGGTACATTAGACATCACAAGACTGTTCGCAGATCTTATGACAAAGACCAAGACACGTTTCGCCATTATTTTCTTTTGCTGCCTTGTTTCTTTCTGGCCTTGCTCATACATGAGAGGTTTACCTTCAAAGCG GTAATGTGGACATTTTCCTTGTACTTGGAAGCAATTGCCATACTTCCTCAGCTCGTGTTGTTGCAAAGGACAAGAAACATTGACAACTTAACTGGCCAATATGTTTTGCTCCTCGG AGCATATCGAGGACTCTACATCCTGAACTGGATCTACCGATACTTCACTGAACCTCACTTCGTCCACTGGATAA CTTGGATATCAGGACTTGTTCAGACATTGTTATATGCTGATTTCTTCTATTACTACTTCCAAAG TTGGAAGAACAACTCAAAGCTTGAATTGCCTGCTTAA
- the LOC124939799 gene encoding chromatin assembly factor 1 subunit A, with amino-acid sequence MAGVSLKCGDCGVLLKSVEEAQEHAELTQHSNFSESTEAVLNLVCSTCSKPCRSKTESDLHTKRTGHTEFQDKTFEAVKPIVLEVPKDVKNDVEMGEGSGGSASNQPEEMVVAEVDQNLLEELEEMGFPKAKATRALHFSGNSSLEAAVNWTMEHEDDADIDQMPMVPIGSKNEAPKPSLTPEEIKIKQQELRERARKKKEEEERLSEREKEKERIRIGKDLLEAKRAEEDNERKRIIALRKAEKEEEKRARERIRQKLEEDKAERRRKLGLAPEDPSTVKVVTPVVEEKKSSLPIRPATKTEQMRECLRSLKQNHKDDEAKVKKAFETLLTFVKNAATNPTEEKFRKIRVTNANFQARVGALKGGVEFLELCGFEKIEGGEYLFLPIEKVDKTVLYSAGSELSSAINNPFFGVL; translated from the exons ATGGCGGGCGTATCCCTCAAGTGCGGGGACTGCGGCGTCCTATTGAAATCGGTAGAAGAAGCTCAAGAACATGCTGAGTTAACTCAACATTCCAATTTCAGTGAATCAACTGAGGCCGTCCTCAATCTTGTCTGTTCTACCTGTAGCAAACCTTGTCGCTCCAAGACT GAGAGTGACTTGCATACTAAGAGGACCGGGCATACTGAGTTTCAGGATAAGACTTTTGAGGCGGTAAAGCCTATTGTTTTGGAGGTCCCTAAGGATGTCAAGAATGATGTTGAAATGGGAGAGGGATCTGGAGGAAGTGCTAGCAATCAGCCTGAAG AGATGGTTGTTGCAGAAGTTGACCAAAATTTGCTTGAGGAACTTGAAGAGATGGGATTTCCAAAGGCAAAGGCAACCAGGGCACTTCATTTTTCCG GAAATTCCAGTCTGGAGGCTGCTGTAAATTGGACAATGGAACATGAGGATGATGCAGATATAGATCAGATGCCCATG GTGCCTATCGGTAGCAAAAATGAGGCTCCTAAGCCTTCTCTTACTCCTGAAGAGATTAAGATAAAACAACAAGAACTAAG AGAGCGAGCTCGCAAGAagaaagaagaggaagaaaggcTGTCAGAAAGGGAGAAAGAGAAG GAGAGGATTCGGATTGGTAAGGACCTCCTTGAAGCAAAGAGAGCAGAGGAAGATAATGAAAGAAAACG CATAATAGCATTGCGTAAGGCTGAGAAAGAAGAGGAGAAAAGAGCTAGGGAGAGAATTCGACAGAAGCTGGAGGAAGATAAG GCAGAAAGAAGGAGGAAGCTTGGATTGGCTCCAGAAGATCCTTCTACAGTTAAAGTTGTTACTCCAGTTGTGGAggaaaaaaag AGCTCCTTGCCTATCAGGCCTGCTACAAAAACAGAGCAAATGAGAGAGTGCCTAAGATCTCTTAAGCAGAACCATAAG GATGACGAAGCCAAAGTGAAAAAGGCGTTTGAGACGCTTTTAACATTTGTAAAGAATGCTGCAACAAATCCTACTGAGGAGAAGTTCCGCAAGATTAGAGTCACCAATGCAAATTTTCAG GCTCGAGTGGGTGCACTAAAAGGTGGAGTGGAATTTCTTGAGCTGTGCGGTTTTGAAAAGATTGAAGGTGGTGAGTACTTATTTCTCCCCATTGAAAAAGTTGACAAAACAGTGCTCTACTCAGCTGGAAGTGAGTTAAGTAGCGCAATAAACAACCCCTTTTTCGGTGTTCTTTAG